A genomic window from Chrysoperla carnea chromosome 3, inChrCarn1.1, whole genome shotgun sequence includes:
- the LOC123296072 gene encoding multidrug resistance-associated protein 1-like gives MISHSINEFCESEFWDINLTWNTTNPDFTDCFQKTVLIWIPSAFLWLFSFINVYCIYKSKYHAIRLNLFNGIKFLLQTFLVSVNLCELFLILKNTKRVHRSPNETFVPILRFLTYMYALVLTYFNKTRGIRSSGVLFIFWLISTICGGVQFRSEIRRFKNHNPNFFTISYITQYIEIVLLLLLNCWADIRKDACISSPFRQGNPEEESSFLSRIFYTWFDIIAYKARKTALSFHHLWAIGEERSAGYISLKFDYFWKQAIHKSKKNKKRRTSVVPSLCKCFGLNFFFASLLKLLQDCLTFVSPQLLSALIIFAQTKNEHNHMWKGFFYSTLLLLCAILQTLLLTQYYHQIFIVGLGIRTALITAIYRKALRISNFSCKHITIGEIVNLMTVDAERFTDIMTHLNLIWSAPFQIILALYFLWDLLGVSVFAGLIILIFLVPFNVYIANRLKVLQMRQMTLKDERVKLMNEIFMGMKILKLYGWELSFENQIQLIRNREMNVLKKAVFFNAVTSFLWSCAPFAVALITFGTFLSIDNRNVLDAKTAFVSLSLFNILKFPLGMLPVMIFSVVQAKPRHNGSPLVIENGTFRWDNKKKTLENINVNIEKGTLTALVGMIGSGKSSLINAFLGEMDLVSGKVNTFGTIAYCPQQAWIQNATVRANILFGKPFIPSFYDQVIEACALTFDIESLPSHDLTEIGEKGVNLSGGQRQRINLARAVYAKADIYFLDDPLSAVDTNVGKHIFDKVIGPQGLLKNTTRLFVTHGTTYLKQCDNIIVLKRGRISEDGTYDQLLLKKGSFAEFIKHHVTIKAKIDPSTDKFSDVKQFLSKSFIINSMHNRFSMDSICTRRTESVSTFGEYDDFLDTYGEVLHPMREIRGYPLAMDKKKSVSVPFIDYYEKQRSECDNIKWCICKHYLKSIGIPLCLLTVAMNIIYQGFSLGSNFLLAKWATDDSKDRKFKYLYIFAGLGLGQAVGSVMSELSPLLGCWHATRLLHEQMLYTVMRSPISFFDVTPIGRLISRFSKDIDVSDTVLPPEITDSIYDFFAVLSTLLVISISTPFFVVVIIPIVIFYYLLQRFYVCVSRQLKRLESLSRSPIYSHFGETLAGKHVIRAFGMQNVFIKESERRIDVNQMSYYPSIIANRWLAVRLEVVGNFIIFFAAIFAVVHSDTMNAGEVGLSVSYALQVTHIFMWLVRNTSDVETNIVAVERIKDYTEQQPEELNTNFDATLPKSWPIYGKIEFKNYSLRYRSDLNLILHNLNFVINSGEKIGICGRTGAGKSSLTLALFRIFEADSGYIYIDDIDISKIGLQKLRSSISIIPQDPVIFSGSLRLNLDPFHMYSDDEIWRALELSYLRTFVESLTNTLDFEVTEEGENFSVGQKQLICLARTLLKRSKILILDEATAAVDLDTDDLIQETIRTEFADSTVLTIAHRLNTIIESDRVLVLDKGSVVEFDSPKILLKKHRSVFYNLAKDEGLV, from the exons atgataAGTCATTCCATTAATGAATTTTGTGAATCAGAATTTTGGGATATAAATTTAACATGGAATACAACAAATCCAGACTTTACAGATTGTTTCCAAAAGACAGTGTTAATATGGATTCCAAGTGCATTTTTATGGTTATTCTCATTTAttaatgtatattgtatatacaaaAGTAAATACCATGCAATACGGCTCAATTTATTTAACGGTATCAAATTTCTATTACAAACGTTTTTGGTGTCTGTAAATTTGTGtgaattgtttttgatattaaaaaataccaaaCGAGTTCATCGATCACCCAATGAAACATTTGTtccaattttacgatttttaacatatatgtaTGCATTAGTACTAACGTATTTTAATAAGACCCGAGGAATTCGTTCATCTGGTGttctatttatattttggtTAATTTCAACAATATGTGGTGGTGTACAATTTCGTTCAGAGATTCGACGTTTCAAAAATCATAACCCAAACTTCTTTACAATAAGTTATATAACACAATATATTGAAATTGTTTTGTTATTGCTTTTAAATTGTTGGGCAGATATACGGAAAGATGCTTGTATATCGTCACCATTTCGACAAGGTAATCCAGAGGAAGAAAGtagttttttatcaagaattttCTACACATGGTTTGATATTATTGCGTATAAAGCACGTAAAACAGCATTATCTTTTCATCATTTATGGGCAATAGGAGAAGAAAGGAGTGCAGGTTATATAAGTTTGAAATTTGATTACTTTTGGAAACAAGCAATACATAAgagtaagaaaaacaaaaaacgtaGAACATCTGTGGTACCATCGTTATGCAAATGTttcggtttaaattttttttttgcatcacTTTTAAAACTACTTCAAGATTGCCTAACATTCGTTAGTCCCCAATTATTAAgtgcattaattatttttgcacaaacaaaaaatgagcaTAATCATATGTGGaaaggatttttttattcaacactCTTATTACTTTGCGCTATTTTACAAACGTTACTGTTAACGCAATACTATCATCAAATATTTATCGTTGGCTTAGGAATACGTACAGCTTTAATAACAGCAATTTATCGTAAAGCATTAcgaatatcaaatttttcatgtaaacaTATAACAATTGGTGAAATTGTCAACTTAATGACAGTGGATGCAGAACGTTTTACCGATATTATgacacatttaaatttaatatggtcAGCACCGTTTCAAATAATATtggcattatattttttatgggaTTTATTAGGTGTGTCCGTATTTGCTGGtttgatcattttaatatttttggtaccttttaatgtatatattgCGAATCGTTTAAAAGTATTACAAATGCGACAGATGACGCTAAAAGATGAACGTGTGAaattaatgaatgaaatatttatgggtatgaaaatattaaaattatatggttGGGAATTaagttttgaaaatcaaatacaaTTAATACGTAATCGTGAAatgaatgtattaaaaaaagctgtattttttaatgcagTTACATCATTTTTATGGTCATGTGCACCCTTTGCTGTTGCATTAATTACATTTGGAACATTTTTATCAATCGATAATAGGAATGTATTAGATGCTAAAACAGCATTTGTATCATTGTCActgtttaatatattaaaattcccATTAGGAATGTTACCCGTGATGATATTTAGTGTTGTACAAGCAA AACCAAGACATAATGGATCACCTCTAGTTATTGAAAATGGTACGTTTCGTTgggataataaaaagaaaactttggAGAATATAAATGTGAATATTGAAAAAGGCACATTAACCGCTTTAGTCGGCATGATTGGATCGGGGAAATCAAGTTTAATAAATGCATTCTTAGGTGAAATGGATTTAGTATCTGGTAAAGTGAATACTTTTGGTACAATTGCATACTGTCCACAACAAGCTTGGATACAAAATGCAACCGTACGTGCGaatatattatttggaaaaccaTTTATACCATCTTTTTATGATCAAGTAATTGAGGCATGCGCATTGACATTTGATATTGAATCATTGCCATCACATGATTTAACTGAAATTGGTGAGAAAGGTGTAAATCTATCTGGTGGACAACGGCAACGTATTAATCTAGCACGTGCTGTTTATGCAAAagcagatatatattttttagatgaTCCGTTGAGTGCTGTGGATACTAATGTAGGTAAACACATTTTTGATAAGGTGATTGGACCTCAAGGTCTATTAAAGAATACAACACGATTATTTGTGACACATGGAAcaacatatttaaaacaatgtgataatattattgttttgaaacgTGGTCGGATTAGTGAAGATGGTACATATgaccaattattattaaaaaaaggttcATTCGCTGAATTTATTAAACATCATGTTACAATCAAAGCAAAAATTGATCCTTCAACTGATAAATTTTCTGatgtcaaacaatttttaagtaaatcgtTTATAATCAATTCAATGCATAATCGATTCTCTATGGATTCGATTTGTACACGACGCACAGAATCAGTTTCGACATTTGGTGAATATGATGATTTTCTTGATACATATGGCGAGGTGTTACATCCAATGAGAGAAATACGTGGATATCCTCTTGCCATGGATAAAAAGAAATCAGTTTCTGTGccatttattgattattatgaaaaacaGCGCAGCGAATGTGACAATATTAAATGGTgtatttgtaaacattatttaaaatcgaTTGGAATACCTTTATGTTTATTGACAGTGGCTATGAATATCATATATCAAGGGTTTAGTCTTGGTAGTAATTTTTTGTTAGCAAAATGGGCAACGGATGATAGTAAGGATAggaaatttaaatatctttatatattcGCTGGATTAGGTTTAGGACAAGCAGTTGGTTCAGTAATGAGTGAATTGTCTCCGTTACTTGGATGTTGGCATGCGACTCGATTATTACATGAACAAATGTTATATACCGTAATGCGATCGCCTATATCATTTTTTGATGTCACCCCAATTGGACGATTAATATCACGATTTTCAAAAGATATTGATGTCTCTGATACAGTTCTACCACCTGAAATTACTGAcagtatttatgatttttttgctgTACTTTCTACATTGTTGGTAATTAGTATATCAACACCATTTTTTGTGGTAGTCATTATACCAATTGtgatattttactatttattacaaAGATTTTATGTTTGTGTCTCAAGACAATTAAAACGTTTAGAATCATTATCAAGATCACCAATTTATTCACATTTTGGTGAAACTCTAGCTGGTAAACATGTAATTCGAGCTTTTGGCATGCAAAATGTGTTTATCAAAGAATCTGAACGTCGCATAGATGTCAATCAAATGTCTTATTATCCGAGTATAATTGCAAATAGATGGCTTGCTGTCCGTTTAGAAGTTGTtggtaattttatcattttttttgcgGCAATATTTGCCGTTGTTCATTCTGACACTATGAATGCTGGTGAGGTTGGATTATCAGTTAGCTATGCATTGCAAGTGACACATATATTTATGTGGTTGGTACGGAATACCAGTGACGTGGAAACGAATATTGTTGCTGTAGAACGAATTAAAGATTATACTGAGCAACAACCAGAAGAATTAAATACGAATTTTGATGCAACTTTACCAAAATCATGGCCAATTTATgggaaaattgaatttaaaaactaCAGTTTACGTTACCGatctgatttaaatttaatattacataatttaaattttgtaataaatagcGGTGAAAAAATTGGTATATGTGGACGAACGGGTGCAGGCAAGTCCTCACTAACTCTGGCATTATTTCGTATATTTGAAGCGGACAGTggttatatttatatagatgATATCGATATCTCTAAAATTGGCTTACAAAAATTACGATCAAGTATTTCTATTATTCCACAAGATCCTGTTATATTCTCTGGTTCATTACGTTTAAATTTAGATCCATTTCATATGTATTCGGATGATGAAATTTGGAGGGCGTTGGAGTTGTCATATTTAAGGACGTTCGTTGAAAGTTTAACAAATACATTGGATTTTGAGGTCACTGAAGAGggtgaaaatttttcagttggccaaaaacaattaatatgttTGGCACGTACTTTGTTAAAACGttctaaaatattaatcttAGATGAAGCTACGGCTGCCGTTGATTTAGATACGGATGATTTAATACAAGAAACAATACGTACTGAATTCGCTGACAGTACTGTTTTAACGATTGCACATcgtttaaatacaattattgaaTCCGATCGTGTTTTGGTGTTAGATAAAGGATCAGTGGTTGAATTTGATTCACCAAAGATTTTATTGAAGAAACACAGATCTGTATTTTATAATCTGGCAAAAGATGAAGGACTTGTTTAA